In one window of Archocentrus centrarchus isolate MPI-CPG fArcCen1 chromosome 11, fArcCen1, whole genome shotgun sequence DNA:
- the rp9 gene encoding retinitis pigmentosa 9 protein yields the protein MSDRKRAREKEDRRDHKRDKISKDDLEKLKTHTKKVSQEVQKLKHIETFYEKPPPGFIKEHEEKPEDCIPAEPGNEEARSFLAHAPTRGLWMPLGKEVKVMQCWRCKRYGHRTGDRECPFFITGNQKLEHFRVAHEDPMYDLIRENKRNEKETRIQQLQQLLQDTTSSSSSESDSSSSSSSSSSDHHRRKKRKKKDKKKKDKKKRKRKRKHKSKTNDCSDSD from the exons ATGTCGGACAGAAAGCGAGCAAGAGAGAAGGAGGACAGGCGAGACCACAAGAGGGACAAGATATCAAAAGATGATTTGGAGAAACTGAAGACGCACACGAAGAAAGTCAGCCAAGAAGTCCAGAAACTGAAACACATCGAGACATT CTATGAGAAACCTCCACCGGGATTTATTAAG GAGCATGAAGAAAAACCGGAGGACTGTATTCCTGCAGAACCGGGAAATGAAGAAGCCAGGAGCTTCCTGGCCCACGCTCCCACCAGAGGGCTGTGGATGCCTCTGGGGAAGGAGGTGAAGGTGATGCAGT GCTGGAGGTGCAAGCGCTACGGCCACAGGACGGGTGATCGGGAGTGTCCTTTCTTCATCACAGGCAACCAGAAACTGGAGCACTTCAGGGTG GCACATGAAGACCCAATGTATGACTTAATTCGGGAAAACAAAAGGAATGAAAAGGAAACCAG gatccagcagctgcagcaactgCTCCAGGACaccacttcctcttcctcctctgagtcagacagctcctcctcttcttcctcctcttcctctgatcACCATcgcagaaagaagaggaaaaagaaggacaaaaagaagaaggacAAAAAGAAGCGAAAGAGGAAGCGAAAGCACAAGTCCAAAACTAATGACTGTTCTGATTCAGACTGA